The Stieleria maiorica genome includes the window TCGATGCGGCTTGGCGAGAGGACGCGTCGAATCAATCCAATACCTATCGGCGGAATTGGATCCGAAACGAATTGTTGCCCGCGATGGAAACGCAGTTCCCCCACGCCGTGACGGCAATCGCACGCGCGGTCGAAGGCCAGCGACAATGGAAAGACGCCCTGCAGTCGGTGATCGATCGCTGGATCGAGGACCAGCAGGTCCGTGAAGCCCCGCTGACGCTGCGGCGTCTCGATCGGATCGGCGGTGGCGGCATGCCGGGCCGTGATTGGGAACAGGATTCCGGTGCCGCGTCGCCGGCCGAGCAAGCCGTTGCGATCGAGGCCCTGCGCCGTTGTTGGCACCGCGCGGGGTGGCCGCTGCGTGACATGGGGCAACACCACTGGACGCGGGTCGTCGAGATGCTTTACGGCGGCGGCCCCGACGCGCTGACCTTGCCCGGTGCCGTCGACGTGCGACGGGATCAGGAAGCGGTCGTCTTCGTCCGTCGCGACCCCGTATTTCCGTAGCGGAACTCGCCAAGAGTTTCGGCCAACCCTGCGGTCTCGTGGCGAAAGCCTTGGCGGCTTCCGCTACGATCCACATCTACCGTCTCTCGCAGTTAGACTGTGGAAGGCATCGCTAATGTCATCGCCCCAACTAAACCTAATCTCTAAATGAAGACAAAATACTTTCTGTCGTGGCTGATCCTGGCCGTGACGTTCACGCCGGCGACCGCCGACGAAACGACCAACGCAGACGTCGTGATCTATGGCGGGACGTCGGCGGCGGTGACCGCGGCCGTGCAGGTCAAACAGATGGGCAAGTCGGTGGTGATCGTCTGCCCCGACAAACACCTGGGCGGTCTTTCCAGCGGCGGTTTGGGATGGACCGACACCGGAAAGAAAGAAGTGATCGGCGGCCTGGCACGCGACTTCTATCACCGGATCTATTTGGAATACCAAAAGCCGGAATCATGGCAGTGGCAGACCCGTGACAGCTATGGCAACAAAGGGCAAGGCAATCGGGCGATCGACGGTGAAAACCGGACCCAATGGATCTTTGAACCCCACGTCGCCGAGAAGGTGTTCGAAGACTACATCGCGGAATATGCGATTCCGGTTCATCGCGACCGTTGGCTCGATCGCCAATCCGGCGTCGAAGTGGTCGACGGACGGATCGTGTCGATTCGCATGCTCGGCGGCCAGACGTACCAGGCCAAGGTGTTTCTGGACGCGACCTACGAAGGCGATTTGCTGGCCGCCGCCGGTGTGCCCTATCACGTCGGGCGTGAGTCTGTGGAGCAGTACGGCGAGAATTGGAACGGCGTGCAAACCGGTGTGTTGCACCACCAGCATCACTTCGGCAATTTGCCGCCGATCAGCCCCTACAAGACCCCCGGCGATCCGAGCAGTGGGGTTCTGCCGCGAATCAGCGCTGATCCCCCCGGGGAAAAAGGGGCCGCCGATCATCGTGTCCAGGCATATTGTTTTCGGATGTGCTTGACCGATCACCCGGAAAACCGCGTCCCGTTTGCCGAGCCGGAGGGATATGATCCGTCACAGTACGAGTTGCTCGCACGGATCTATCAAGCCGGTTGGCAGGACACGTTCCGCAAGTTCGACCCGATCCCCAATCGCAAGACCGATACGAACAATCACGGGCCGATGAGCACGGATAACATCGGGTTCAACTATGACTATCCGGAAGCCTCCTACGAGCGTCGCCGCGAAATCATTCGCGAACATGAAACGTATCAAAAAGGCTGGCTCTACTTTCACACCACCGACCCGCGGGTTCCCGACGAGATTCGTACGGCAATGCAATCGTGGGGCTTGGCGGCGGATGAATTCACCGACAACGGGAACTGGCCACACCAGATCTACGTCCGTGAAGCGCGTCGCATGATCGGCAAGTACGTGATGACCGAGAACGAACTTCAAAAGCGTCGGCCCACCCCGAAGTCGGTCGGCATGGGATCCTATTCGATCGATTCGCACAATGTTCAGCGCTACATCACGCCGGAGGGATACGTCCAAAATGAAGGTGACATCGGCGTGTCGACCGGCGGCCCGTACCAGATCTCGTACGATTCCCTGGTCCCGAAACAATCTGATTGCACCAATTTGCTGGTTCCGGTTTGCGTGTCCAGTTCGCACATCGCGTTCGGTTCGATACGGATGGAACCGGTCTTTATGATCCTGGGCCAAAGCGCCGCGACAGCGGCCGTGCTGGCGATCGACGGTGGGTCTGCCGTTCAGGACGTTCGCTATGAAGACTTGAAAGAGCGACTGGAAGCCGATGGGCAAGTGCTGCAGTACGAAGGCGGCGGGGGCAGCGGCGCGGCACTTCGTCCGGGTGATTTTTCCGGGATCGTGTTGGACAACGTTGCCGCGAAACTGGACGGTTCGTGGCAATCCAGCCAAGCCAATCACCCGCATTTTCTGGCCGGCTACCTGCATGATGGCAATGCAAACAAGGGGCAGTCGACGGCGACGTTCGAAGTCGCGTTGGACGCCGGGACGTATGACGTTCAAATCGCGTATCCCGTCAACAACAACCGCGCGAGCAATGTCCCGGTCCAAATTGCCCATGCCGAGGGGACTGAATCGGTAACGCTCAATCAGCGGAGTAAGCCGGCGGTCGAGGACACCTTCGCCTCGCTGGGACGCTACCGTTTTGACGCCGGCACCCCCGCCCGCGTTGTGATCACGAACGATGCCACCGATGGTTACGTGATCATCGATGCCGTTCGATTCGTGCCGGTGAAGGGGAGCGAGTGATGGGCGGCTGTGCTGGTCGGGTGTTGTACGATGGCCCTTCCGGGCCGTCGTTTGAACCCTGCGGGTTCAGCCGGGGACTGAAGAAGAGGGCAACCCGGAAGGAATGTCCTACGTGGAGGACTGTACGACGGTCCCTTCCGGGCCGTCGTCCATGCGGCTCTCCGCGACGGCCCGGAAGGGCCGTCGTACAGGGTTGATCGGCTGTACGACCTCCTTTTTAGGTCGTCGTGCAAAGCCCTACGGGCGCCGGCCCGGAAGGGCCGGCGTACCCGGTGGGGACTTACGGCCGCAGGCCGGCTTGATCGGCGGCGTCTTCCAGGAAGTAGTTGATATCGGCGTGCTTGTCGGCGTGCAGGACTTCGTAGGCGTGGGCGGCGCTGCGGGCGTGATAGAGTTGTTCGACCAGGTTGGCGTCACGGGTGATGGCGGTCGCGAATGCCGACAGCACTTGCAGGTGACGACTGCGTTCCATCTCCGGCGTCGCCAGCAGCAATACGGCGTGGACGCGGCGGTCGTCAAAGGTGTCGAATTTCAGCCCTTCGGCACTGAGCCCCAGGACGCCACGAATCTCGTCGCCCTCCCCGTCGTCCAGGATCGCGTGGGGGATCATCAGCCCTTGTCCCAAGTAGGTTGACAGTTCGGCATCGCGAGCCAGCACCCGCGCGACAAACTCCTCCTGTGGGATTTGCATCTTTGACGTCGCGTACAGCTGCGACGCCAGTTGTCGGATCGTGCCTTCGCGATCGCTTCCGGACAGCCCCACGGTGATGCGATGTTCTTGCAGGAAGTCCAGCAGTCGTGGGCGGTCCTTGTGGTCTTCGTCGGCTCGTGACAGGGCGAACCGTGTCGCGCTCGGGCCGAGCAATTGGTTGATCGCCAGTGCGGACAATCCGACCGTGTTGACGATCGTTCGGACTTCCTCGCTGAAACCGGAGTCCTCGCCCGAGACCAACAGGATCAAGCCGACCGCGACGCCGCCGTGTGGCAGCAGCGCGATGCCCAGGTAGCCGCGCACGTTGGCCGTCACGCCGGCCAAAGACATGGCCGAAAACGCGCTGATGCATTTTCCGGCCAGGCGAGCGAAGAAATACAGTCCGACCAGAGCCGCGGCGCTGGGGACCAGGCCGAAATCCAGTCGCATGCCGGCAAAGGTGTAGAACAGAGCGAACAGCGCGCCGCCGATGGTTTGTAAATAGGCTTCGCCCGAACGAACCAGGTCGTGTTGGAAATTCGTCAGTACGATGCCCGCAAAGGTGCAAGCGAGGATCCCGCCGGAGGTGCCGAAACCGGCGGCAAAGCCCCACGAGCCGAGCACCGCGGCAACGATCGTCGGTCCCAGAAATGCCGGGCTGACGATGATCCGCGTCAACGCGATCGCGATCAGGGCACAGCCGCCGCCGATCGCCAGCGTGATGCCGAATTGAACGACCACGCTTTGCAACGCATCGGACCATCCGGCTTGGGCGCCCAAGAAGGTCGTGATGAACACAAACACGGCCACAGCGACCATGTCGATCAAACCGATCGCCGCCAACAAGGTGCGTGTCAAAATGCCCCGTGCCCGGGCTTCCTGGATCACCAAGACCGTCGTCCCGGGAGCCCCCGCGATCGCGATTGCCGCCAGCAACAACGCGGCCTGGGTCGTCATCGAATCGCCGCCGGGCAGCAGCGGCCCGGCAAAATAAAGCAGCGCGCCGACCAGCACCGGTGTCACCAACGTCTCGCCCAGCAACAACAGCCCGATGCGTTTTCCGGTGTTCCGCAGACTGGCGAAATACAGCGTCGCACCAACGGTGAACGCGATGAATCCGAGCACGAAGTGCATGTAGGGCAAGAAGCGATCCAGGCATTTCGGATCCACTTCGGTGTTCATGCCGGGCAGCGCGAGCCAGCGCAGCACGATGCCGGTCGCGATCCAGCCGGTCACCTTGGGCATGCGGAGCAGTGCGAAGATTTCGCCGCCGACGATTCCGGTCACCAGCACCGTCGCCATGTTCAGCAGCGGATCTTCTAGGTGAAGATTAACGGAGTTGTGGAACAATGGTGCGGTCCTCGCCGATAAGCCAACAAACGATGTGACACAGGTGGGTCACCCCCGGCCAGTGGCGGATCCCCCGCACACTGGTGTGTTCCGCCCCGATGCGCCCCTGTGGTGTTGAGTGCGTCCCCGAAGTCCGGTGAGCCCCCAATGTAAGGCCTTCACCGGCCAGCGGATACCTCAGCGCGCCGGCACCTCCTCGACCGAGTAACTACGATGAATGGATCGGCTCCGAGTGTTTCGTCTCTCCCGAAGTGGAACTCGCCTATGGCCTGTTGATGAATCGCAACTGAAACAATCGTGAGCCGATGGCGCTAGCCACGGGCCTCGAAGGGCGATGCTGGCACCGCTAGACCCGCGGCTAGCGCCATCGGCTCACTAAATCGATCGCCCGCTTGCGCTTCGTGCTTGTCGCTTCCTGTTCACTTATCGAAAACGTTTAAATCAACAGACCGCCTAGAGTTTCGGCCGGCATGGCGCGAGCTGGCAGGGAGCTGAACGCATTGGCGGCTTCCGCTATGCATCGGGCTTCCGCTACGGGGCGAAACAGATCATTGAATTGCGGCGGAATGCCAGAATCGGGCCTACGAGTCTGGAGGAATCATCGCGTGGCTTTGATCATCAAGCCGACCGAGCGGCGGGAAATCGAAGCGATCTTTGCGCTGCGGCGCGACCCGGACGTGTTGTTGCACCAGTACCGTCCCCGCCGCAGCGAGACTCCGGAATCGTTTGCCCGCAAGCTGGATGCCCCGCCTGACCGACTCGGCATGTCATTTCGTTGCACGTCGATTCTGGTCGACGATGTTATGGTCGGACACGTGATGCAGCATTTCGGACCCGCTCCGGACCCCCGGCTCAACGCGTGTGAATGTGGCTGGAATCTCGCCAAGTCTCACTGGGGACAGGGCATCATGCCCCGAGCGCTCACGCTGCTGTTCGACCAGTTGTTTGAGGAGGATCCCAAGCTGTTGATTTTCGCCTCGTGTTTTACCTCCAATCACCGCAGTCGTCGGGTGATCGAAAAGCTGGGGTTCCAGCGAGATCAGATGCACTGGATCGTCTGGTTGACCCATTTGATTCGCAGCCGCGGGCGGCGGATCGAGCAGTTTCGCCTGGACCGGAGGGGATATCGGTTGGCGCTGGCGCATCTGGCCGCGGTTGAATCGTTGGAGCGGGAGTCGGCTTCGGATTAACCCACGGATGTCACCCAGCCAAGGATCCGAGAGGGCAACTCGCCTTCGATGGGAGTCAGGCGAGGGAGGGCTGAATGATGCGGGGCAGAATGATAAGTTGCGCGGAGTCCGGCGGCAGACCTTAAGTCGGCGCGGAAGGTTAGCAGCAGGTCGGCCACTGCGTTTGAACGGGGCAATAAAAAAACGGAGCCGATTCTGTCGGCTCCGTTTTCATCGTTGGTGATCAACAGGACGCGTGGCGTTCCCTGTCGGCAGACTGCGATCAGCCGCCGGTCGGGAACAGTGGGCCTTCGCCGCTTCCCAGGCCGCCCTTCAGGTCGCCTTCTTGGGCGGGCATGCTGCCGGTTTCGGCGGCTTCGGCTTCCGCCGCGGCACGTTCTTGCTCTTCGCCCCAGTCGACTCGTTTGAGCGACAGGCCGATCTTTCGCTCGTCGGTATCGACACGCAGCACCTTGACCTCGATCTCGTCGCCGACCTTGACGACTTCTTCCGGGTTTTCGACCTTGTGCTCGGCCAGTTCGCTGATGTGCAGCAAGCCTTCCAAGCCGTCTTCCAGGCCGATGAAGACACCGAAGTTGGTGATCTTGGTGACGTTGCCCTTGACCAGTTGGCCGGGCTGGTACTTGTCCGGAATGTCGCCATCCCAGGGGTCGTTATCGAGTTGCTTCAGTCCCAACGCGATGCGGCGACGTTGTTCGTCGACGCTCAACACACGGCACTGCAGCTCTTGGCCTTTCTCCAACAATTCGCTGGGGTGACCGATCTTGCGGGTCCAGGACATGTCGCTGACGTGAAGCAGTCCATCGATACCTTCTTCGAGTTCGATGAACGCACCGTAGTTGGTCAGGTTGCGAACCTTTCCGGTCACGTCGGTGCCCTCGGGGTAACGCTCCAACACGTCGTCCCAGGGGTTCTTTTGGGTCTGCTTCATGCCCAACGACAGTTGCTGGCCTTCGGGGTCGACGCCCAGGATTTTGACCTGGATCTTGTCGCCGATGTTGACCAATTCGCTGGGGTGATTGACCCGCTTGGTCCAGCTCATCTCGCTGATGTGCACCAGGCCTTCGATGCCCGGTTCCAGTTTGACGAACGCACCGTAGCTCATCACGTTGACGACTTCGCCATCGTGGTTGGAATCCACCGGATACTTCTCTTCGATGTTTTCCCACGGGTTGCGGTCTTTTTGCTTCAAGCCGAGCGCGATCTTTTGCTTTTCGCGATCGATGTGCAGCACCTTGACTTCGATTTCTTGGTCGATTGAAACCATTTCGGTCGGGTGCGAGATGCGTTCCCAAGCCATGTCGGTGATGTGCAGCAGGCCGTCGATACCGCCCAGGTCCACGAAGGCACCGAAGTCGGCGATGTTCTTGACGATCCCCTTGCGGATCTGTCCGACCTCGAGTTCCTGCATCAGGTACGCGCGGTCTTCTTCGCGTTGGTTTTCGATCAGCGAACGTCGGCTGATGACGATGTTGCGGCGGGTGTCGTCGATCTTCAAGACTTCGGCTTGGATCACGCGGCCGATGAAATCGCCGATGTCGCCGGGGCGTCGGATATCGACTTGGCTGCCCGGCAGGAAGACGTTGACGCCGATGTCGACCAGCAAACCGCCTTTGATCTTGCGGATCACGGTACCGGTGACGACCTGGCCTTCACCGATCTTCTTGATGATGTGTTCCCACTCGATGATCTTTTCCGCTTTGCTCTTGCTCAGCGCGATCATTCCGTAGGGGTCGTCGGCAGCCCCGTAGTTGTCTTCCATTTCCTCGATGAGGACCTGGACGGTGTCGCCGACCTTGGGTTTGGTTTCGTCGGGGCCCCATTCGTTCAGGTTGACCGTGCCTTCGCTTTTAAAGCCGACATCGATCAGGGCCCATTCGTCGTTGATTTCAACGATTTTGCCGTCAACGATTCGCCCTTGGGCGTATTCTTGCTGCTCGGCGTGCTGCAGGAAATCGAGCAGCCAATCCTCCGTCTCCTCCTCTGGCGCCATGACGGCCAGATCGTTGAGCATGTCGTCGTCTTCGAGGGAACGGATCAGATTGCGGTTGACCATGAAATTTTCCGATTCGGAATCTGTTGATGAGTCCAGGAGATGCCGGCGAGCCGAACGAGCAGGTTCGGCCGGGGAGCGCGGCGAAGCATGACGCCGCGGCAAAAGAGGCTTCTGCCGTCAAACGTCCCGCAGTTGGAGGGCGGTCTGGAGTTCGCGGCGACAGATTCGTGGGTTGGAGGAGTGAAATGACATCCGCTGCGGACGCCGTCCCTAAGTGATGGAAGGTCACGGCGAAAGCTGGCGATTGCGGCGGTCGGATTCAATCAAACTTCGATTGAAAAACTTCAATCGAACGCGATCCGACCGGCTGCACACGCCAGGCGCAGGGTCGGGCAACATGCCCGAAAAATCGTAGCGGGGAAGCCTACCAGACCCCGAGGACCCCCACAACAGCATTTTTCGGTATTCGCGGATCGTTCCGGGCCGATCAGCCTTCGGCGATATCCACAAACACCTTCAAAGCGTCCTTGTCCTCGACCAACAACCGCATCATCTCCTGGTAGTTGTCCATTCCGTCGACCGGGTGGGTCAGGATTTTGTCCAGCACGCCGGGGAACATCATGTCGCCCAGCGCCAGATCTCGGATGCCGCTCTCGAAGTGCGTGCGGTTGGCATTGACGCTGCCGAGAAGCAACTTGTTGCCCAGCACCCAATTCAAATTGACGCTGTCGGAGGGGATTTCGATGTTTTCATCGCCCCCGGTGATGCTGGTCCAGACCACCACGCCGTTGTGCCCGACGTGTTGCATCGCCTGGAACGCCAACTTGCTGCTGCCGGTCGCGTCGACGATCAAGTCCGGTTTGCCCGTGTTGGCGACCAGTTCGTCCAGCGACGTTTTGCGGGTGCTGACATAGTTGGCCTCCATGCCGGTGACGATTTCGCTTTTCAGGTTCGGGGCTTCTCCGCGGGCCAGCGTGTAAACGTCCAGGCCGCGAAGTTTGAGGATCAGTGTGGTCAGCAAGCCGATTTGGCCCGACCCGAGCACGTAGGCCAGACGCGGCCGCCAGACCTTCATGCGGTGCTGAGCCTCATAGGCCTGTTGGACCGCCTTGGCCGCACAGCTCATCGGTTCTTGCAGCACGTGCAAATGCTTCAGCCCCTCGGGGACCCGAACGATGTACTCCTCCTCGTCGGCGAACTTCTCTGTCATGAAGCCGTGACGCAAGTTGATCCCACGCTCGTAGTACGTCTCCTCGCTGGTCATGTCGTTGGTCCCGATCACGTCATAGATCGATCCGCCCGGTCGACGGACCGTCGCGGTGACGTAGTCGCCCGGTTTGACGCGGCGGACGTTGGGACCGACCGCTTCGACGATGCCGAACGACTCGTGGCCGATCACCAGGAAATCGTCGCCCTGCGGCGCGTTGCCGTACAGCGCCTCGTTGATCTCGCGGTCGGTCGCGTCCACCCCGACCTTCAGGGTCTTGACCAGCACCCCTTTGCCATCGGGGAACTGATCCAGCGACGGTTCTTCGATTTCGGTCAGGTGAACGCTATTGGGGGTGCCCGGGGTAACCGCGACAGCTTTCATCGGTATCTACTAGGTCAAAAGGGGGGAGGCATTGAGCGGGGAGATTCACCGCCGAGGCTAAGATGGCCTGCGGCGGACGCGAAATCGTAGCAATCGGACGGGGCGGGGGTCAGGGGGCGCGATCGCTTCTTCGCCCGCCAGGCCCTCTGCCCCTCGTTCCCAGGCTCCGGCCTGGGAACGCGTCTCTTGTGTGGTCGCCCTCGTTCCCAGGCTCCGGCCTGGGAACGCGCTTCCCGTGTGGCTCCTGCCACACCCGGCCGGCAGCGCGAGGCGGAGCATGGGCGGCGCAAAATCTGGATCTTGCGGTGGTTCAGAATTCACGCGAAATCATTCCGCGATGAATTGGTTGACTCACAGCCGCCATCGAGCGACGAAACACGAGTGACATCAGCCGATTCGCGCAAGCGTTCGGGCCCCCGGCTATCGGAGGCCCCGGCGTCTATCGGAGGCCCGTAGGCTGGCGCCAAACGGCTGATCCCAACAGGGTTTCACGGAATCGAAAACGCCAAAATCCTCTCGCCTGTCCCCAGGCAGGAGCCCAGGGGGCGAGGGGTTGTCGCCCCCTCTGTTCCCACTGGCCGGCTGGGTTTTCAGCCGTGTTCCCCGGTGTCGATTCGTCGCAGTCGGGCGGGCGCAAGTGTCTTAGTGGGGGTGAGGTCCCCGTTGCCGCGTTGCAGCGGGGAATCTGCCGTTCTTTTTAAACAACGATGGTTGTCAAAAATGGTCGATGCTGCAACAGTAGGGGTGTCGTCTTTCTCGTTCCAGACTCCCCAACAGGTCCCGCGATGAAACCTGAGCCGTCACCGGAAAGCGGTCCCATCCGCTCGGTCGATCGCGAATTGCTGCTGGCGATGCGCAGCGGCGAGCTGTTCGGGATCGGAGAGCTGACCGAGGAGCTGAGCGTCACCGCGACGGCGGTCCGCCAGCGGATCGAGCGGTTGCTCGCTCGCGGCTTGATCGATCGCGAGAAAGTCGTGGCCGGTCGTGGCCGGCCCACGTACCGTTACCGAATCACCGAGCAAGGCAAGCGGATCACGGCAGCCGATTCGACCGAATTGGCCGAAGCGATGTGGCAGGAACTGCTGTCGATCGAAGACCCCGAGCTGCGAAACCGGATGCTTCGTAGCGTGGCGACGCGTTTGGGTCGCGAGTATGCGGCGCAGCTTGATGAGAACGCACCGTTGGAAGAACGCATGCGAGTGCTGTCGCGGTTGTTGAAGTCGCGGCGGGTCGTCAGCGATGTGATCTCGGCGGGTGAGTTGCCGGTTTTGGACATCAACGCGTGTCCTTATCCGACGCTGGCCGATGGCAGCCAGGACCATTCGATGTGCCGGTTGGAAGAGCAGGTGCTGTCGGAGGCACTCGGCAAGCCGGTTCAATTGAGCCAGTGCCGACTCGATGGCGACTCCTGTTGCCAATTTTCGCCGGCGGTGAATTCGTCAACCGCGAATTCACCTGGCGACGGCACGACCGCTGAAGTCGACTGACGCGACGGAACGATCAAACACCTTTTTACACCCACCTTTGCAATCATAGAAATGACTCACGTTCTGAAAATTGAAGACTTGCACGTGTCGGTCGGCGACAAGCCGATTCTCCGGGGCGTCAACTTGACCATCAACCATGGCGAAACGCACGCCCTGATGGGCCCCAACGGCAGCGGCAAGAGCACCTTGGGTTTGGCGATCATGGGCCACCCCGGGTACGAAGTGACGTCGGGATCGATCACGCTGGACGGCAAGGACGTGTTGGAGATGGGGCCGGATGAACGGGCACGAGCGGGCATCTTCATGGCGTTCCAACGACCGATGGCGATCCCCGGCGTGAAGATGGCGGATTTCTTGCGTCACGCGACCACCAACGTCCGACGCCCCGACCGCAAGGAAGGCGAAGAGTTGATTCCGATGCGTGAGTTCCGCAAGGAGCTTCGCGAAAAGATGGAACATCTGCGGATGGACAGCGAATTCGCCCGCCGCTACGTCAACGACGGTTTCTCCGGCGGTGAAATGAAACGTGCCGAGATTCTGCAGTTGGCAATGTTGCAACCCAAATTTGCCGTGTTGGATGAAACCGACTCGGGGCTCGATGCCGACGCCGTCCGATTGGCAAGTGAGTCGATCGCGGACATCGGCCACCAGAAAATGGGACTGCTGATCATCACCCACCACGACAAATTGCTCGAACACAATCCCCCGGAATTCACCCACGTCATGCTGGGCGGACGGCTGGTTGAAACCGGCGGCAAGGAACTGGCCGAAGAGCTGCACCAACACGGCTACGACCGCATCCGAAAAGCCTATCCGGATGCCGAAGCGCTGAACCAAAAGCTGCTTGCCGAAGACGCCGAAGAGGCACTGGCGTGAGCTCGCTTGGCAAGCTCGCGTAAGCTCGCTCGGCAACTCGCCCGGCAAACTGAACCCTACGAATCATTCCCATCTCCGTTTTGGAGCTCATCGATATGTCAACCGACGCGCCTGCCGAACCGAAAACCGAAATCGGCGAAATCAACAAGTACAATTTCCGCACCGAGACGACCGGCGTCTTCAAAGCCAAGAAGGGACTCAGTCGCGAGATCGTCAACCAGATCTCCGATATCAAGAACGAACCGGACTGGATGCGTGAGTTCCGCCTGCGTTCGTTGGAGATCTTCGAATCCAAGCCGATGCCCAAATGGGGCGGGGCGATCGATATCGATTTCCAGGACATCTACTACTACCTCAAGCCGACCGATCATCAGGGAAAGACTTGGGATGATGTCCCGCAAGAGATCAAGGACACCTTCGACAAGCTGGGAATTCCCGAAGCGGAAAAGAAGTTTCTGGCCGGGGTGAAGGCTCAGTTCGAAAGCGAAGTCGTTTACGGTTCGCTGGAAGAGGACTTGGCGAAAAAAGGTGTCATCTTTACCGATACCGACACCGCCGTTCGCGAACACCCCGAATTGTTGCGCGAGTACTTCGGCAAGATCATCCCGCCGGAAGACAACAAGTTCGCCGCACTTAACAGCGCGGTCTGGTCCGGAGGATCGTTCATCTACATCCCCAAGGGCGTGTCGATCGACTTCCCGCTGCAGGCGTATTTCCGCATCAACGCCGAGAGCATGGGGCAATTCGAACGGACGCTGATTCTGGTCGACGAAGGTGCCAACGTGCACTACGTCGAAGGCTGCACGGCGCCGATGTACAGCACCGAATCGTTGCACAGCGCGGTCGTCGAAGTCGTGGTCAAACGCAACGCACGCTGTCGTTACACGACCATCCAAAACTGGGCCAACAACATTTACAACCTGGTCACCAAACGGGCGCATGCCTACGGCGATGCGACCATGGAATGGGTCGACGGAAACTTGGGCAGCAAGTTGACGATGAAGTACCCCGCCGTGCACATGAAGGAGCCCGGGGCGCGCGGCGAGATCCTGTCGATCGCGTTCTCCAGTGCCGGCCAGCACCAAGACGCCGGCGCGAAGCTGGTGCACGAGGCGCCCAACACGACCGGACAAATCATCAGCAAGAGTATCAGCAAGAATGGCGGTCGCAGCAGCTACCGCGGTCTGGTTGCGGTGCACCCCGGTGCCCACAACAGCAAGAACAACGTCGTCTGCGACGCGTTGATCTTGGACCCGCAAAGCCGCAGTGACACGTACCCGTACATCGAGATCAGCGAGCAGGATGTTCAAATCGGTCACGAGGCCAGTGTGTCTCGGATCGGCGAAGAGCAGATGTTCTACCTGCTCTCCCGCGGCCTGTCCGAGCAGGAAGCGAGCACGATGATCGTCAACGGTTTTATCGAGCCGCTGGTCAAAGAGCTGCCGATGGAATACGCGATCGAAATGAACCGTCTGATTCAACTGCAAATGGAAGGCAGCGTCGGGTAAGACCTGCTTTTGCCGGCCGAAGCCGTTCCCGGATTCTCGCCTGGTGTGGCGGACAACTGAGCCGACGGCGCTAGCCCGCGGGTGCCAAACGCGATCGGTGTCCAGGCAAGGCCCGAGGCTAGCGCCTTCGGCTCACATAAATGCAAGGCCCGAGGCTAGCGCCTTCGGCTCACATAAAACGAAGGGCCGACCGCCACGTCAACCCACACAGAAATCGAAACCAATCCAACAATTTTTCCATGTCACAAACCATCACACACGCCTTTGATGCCGCCGG containing:
- a CDS encoding 30S ribosomal protein S1: MVNRNLIRSLEDDDMLNDLAVMAPEEETEDWLLDFLQHAEQQEYAQGRIVDGKIVEINDEWALIDVGFKSEGTVNLNEWGPDETKPKVGDTVQVLIEEMEDNYGAADDPYGMIALSKSKAEKIIEWEHIIKKIGEGQVVTGTVIRKIKGGLLVDIGVNVFLPGSQVDIRRPGDIGDFIGRVIQAEVLKIDDTRRNIVISRRSLIENQREEDRAYLMQELEVGQIRKGIVKNIADFGAFVDLGGIDGLLHITDMAWERISHPTEMVSIDQEIEVKVLHIDREKQKIALGLKQKDRNPWENIEEKYPVDSNHDGEVVNVMSYGAFVKLEPGIEGLVHISEMSWTKRVNHPSELVNIGDKIQVKILGVDPEGQQLSLGMKQTQKNPWDDVLERYPEGTDVTGKVRNLTNYGAFIELEEGIDGLLHVSDMSWTRKIGHPSELLEKGQELQCRVLSVDEQRRRIALGLKQLDNDPWDGDIPDKYQPGQLVKGNVTKITNFGVFIGLEDGLEGLLHISELAEHKVENPEEVVKVGDEIEVKVLRVDTDERKIGLSLKRVDWGEEQERAAAEAEAAETGSMPAQEGDLKGGLGSGEGPLFPTGG
- a CDS encoding GNAT family N-acetyltransferase → MALIIKPTERREIEAIFALRRDPDVLLHQYRPRRSETPESFARKLDAPPDRLGMSFRCTSILVDDVMVGHVMQHFGPAPDPRLNACECGWNLAKSHWGQGIMPRALTLLFDQLFEEDPKLLIFASCFTSNHRSRRVIEKLGFQRDQMHWIVWLTHLIRSRGRRIEQFRLDRRGYRLALAHLAAVESLERESASD
- a CDS encoding cation:proton antiporter domain-containing protein, producing MATVLVTGIVGGEIFALLRMPKVTGWIATGIVLRWLALPGMNTEVDPKCLDRFLPYMHFVLGFIAFTVGATLYFASLRNTGKRIGLLLLGETLVTPVLVGALLYFAGPLLPGGDSMTTQAALLLAAIAIAGAPGTTVLVIQEARARGILTRTLLAAIGLIDMVAVAVFVFITTFLGAQAGWSDALQSVVVQFGITLAIGGGCALIAIALTRIIVSPAFLGPTIVAAVLGSWGFAAGFGTSGGILACTFAGIVLTNFQHDLVRSGEAYLQTIGGALFALFYTFAGMRLDFGLVPSAAALVGLYFFARLAGKCISAFSAMSLAGVTANVRGYLGIALLPHGGVAVGLILLVSGEDSGFSEEVRTIVNTVGLSALAINQLLGPSATRFALSRADEDHKDRPRLLDFLQEHRITVGLSGSDREGTIRQLASQLYATSKMQIPQEEFVARVLARDAELSTYLGQGLMIPHAILDDGEGDEIRGVLGLSAEGLKFDTFDDRRVHAVLLLATPEMERSRHLQVLSAFATAITRDANLVEQLYHARSAAHAYEVLHADKHADINYFLEDAADQAGLRP
- a CDS encoding FAD-dependent oxidoreductase, giving the protein MKTKYFLSWLILAVTFTPATADETTNADVVIYGGTSAAVTAAVQVKQMGKSVVIVCPDKHLGGLSSGGLGWTDTGKKEVIGGLARDFYHRIYLEYQKPESWQWQTRDSYGNKGQGNRAIDGENRTQWIFEPHVAEKVFEDYIAEYAIPVHRDRWLDRQSGVEVVDGRIVSIRMLGGQTYQAKVFLDATYEGDLLAAAGVPYHVGRESVEQYGENWNGVQTGVLHHQHHFGNLPPISPYKTPGDPSSGVLPRISADPPGEKGAADHRVQAYCFRMCLTDHPENRVPFAEPEGYDPSQYELLARIYQAGWQDTFRKFDPIPNRKTDTNNHGPMSTDNIGFNYDYPEASYERRREIIREHETYQKGWLYFHTTDPRVPDEIRTAMQSWGLAADEFTDNGNWPHQIYVREARRMIGKYVMTENELQKRRPTPKSVGMGSYSIDSHNVQRYITPEGYVQNEGDIGVSTGGPYQISYDSLVPKQSDCTNLLVPVCVSSSHIAFGSIRMEPVFMILGQSAATAAVLAIDGGSAVQDVRYEDLKERLEADGQVLQYEGGGGSGAALRPGDFSGIVLDNVAAKLDGSWQSSQANHPHFLAGYLHDGNANKGQSTATFEVALDAGTYDVQIAYPVNNNRASNVPVQIAHAEGTESVTLNQRSKPAVEDTFASLGRYRFDAGTPARVVITNDATDGYVIIDAVRFVPVKGSE